From one Streptomyces sp. R41 genomic stretch:
- the ehuA gene encoding ectoine/hydroxyectoine ABC transporter ATP-binding protein EhuA, which translates to MKDPDAHANPPVDGAELIRFDKVTKRFGSNTVLDGLDFRVDSGKHVTLIGPSGSGKTTILRMLMTLTKPDEGTISVAGEQLFPAGEKQIREVRKKIGMVFQQFNLFPNMSVLRNITEAPVTVLGLSKDEAEARARELLDLVGLADKCDERPSRLSGGQQQRVAIARALAMRPQVLLLDEVTSALDPELVAGVLDVLRDIAHTTDITMLCVTHEMNFARDISDQVLMFDSGRVIEAGSPEKIFSDPEHDRTREFLSAVL; encoded by the coding sequence ATGAAAGACCCCGACGCGCACGCCAACCCCCCGGTGGACGGCGCCGAGCTGATCCGTTTCGACAAGGTCACCAAGCGGTTCGGGAGCAACACCGTCCTGGACGGGCTCGACTTCCGCGTCGACTCGGGCAAGCACGTCACCCTGATCGGCCCGTCCGGTTCGGGCAAGACGACGATCCTGCGGATGCTGATGACCCTGACCAAGCCGGACGAGGGCACGATCTCGGTCGCCGGGGAGCAGCTCTTCCCGGCGGGCGAGAAGCAGATCCGCGAGGTCCGCAAGAAGATCGGGATGGTCTTCCAGCAGTTCAATCTGTTCCCGAACATGAGCGTGCTGAGGAACATCACCGAGGCGCCCGTCACCGTCCTCGGCCTGTCCAAGGACGAGGCCGAGGCGCGGGCCCGCGAGCTGCTCGACCTGGTGGGCCTCGCGGACAAGTGCGACGAGCGTCCGAGCCGGCTGTCCGGCGGCCAGCAGCAGCGCGTGGCGATCGCGCGGGCGCTGGCGATGCGTCCGCAGGTGCTGCTCCTGGACGAGGTGACGTCCGCGCTCGACCCTGAGCTGGTCGCGGGTGTCCTCGACGTCCTCCGTGACATCGCCCACACCACCGACATCACGATGCTCTGTGTGACTCACGAGATGAATTTCGCCAGGGACATATCGGACCAGGTCCTGATGTTCGATTCCGGCCGCGTCATCGAGGCCGGTTCACCGGAGAAGATCTTCAGCGATCCGGAGCACGACAGGACCCGGGAATTTCTCAGCGCGGTTCTGTGA
- the ehuC gene encoding ectoine/hydroxyectoine ABC transporter permease subunit EhuC — MTSGLWELVLKGIWITVQLLVFSALLAGAVSFVVGIARTSRRWIVRFLAGFYTEVFRGTSALIMIFWVYFVLPLAFGWQLVPMWAGTLALGLTYGAYGAEIVRGALNAVDPAQREGGIALSFTPWQRMRLILLPQAVPEMIPSFCNLLIELLKGTALVSIMGMGDLAFSGNLVRLALQQSAEIYSYVLLIYFVIAFLLTRMMRGLEKRLKAGIGKEPERGVSQRELRRAQATGVGAASGGAA, encoded by the coding sequence ATGACCTCGGGACTCTGGGAACTCGTACTCAAAGGGATCTGGATCACCGTCCAACTGCTGGTCTTCAGCGCCCTGTTGGCCGGTGCCGTCTCCTTCGTGGTCGGGATCGCGCGCACCTCGCGGCGGTGGATCGTCCGCTTCCTCGCGGGCTTCTACACCGAGGTGTTCCGCGGCACCTCCGCGCTGATCATGATCTTCTGGGTGTACTTCGTGCTTCCGCTCGCCTTCGGCTGGCAGCTCGTCCCGATGTGGGCGGGCACGCTGGCGCTGGGGTTGACGTACGGGGCGTACGGCGCGGAGATCGTGCGCGGCGCCCTGAACGCGGTCGACCCCGCTCAGCGCGAGGGCGGTATCGCGCTCAGCTTCACGCCCTGGCAGCGGATGCGGCTGATCCTGCTGCCGCAGGCGGTGCCCGAGATGATCCCCTCCTTCTGCAACCTGCTGATCGAACTGCTCAAGGGCACGGCCCTGGTCTCGATCATGGGGATGGGCGATCTGGCGTTCAGCGGCAATCTGGTGCGGCTCGCGTTGCAACAGAGCGCGGAGATCTACTCGTACGTCCTGCTCATCTACTTCGTCATCGCCTTCCTGCTCACCCGGATGATGCGCGGCCTGGAGAAGCGGCTGAAGGCCGGGATAGGCAAGGAGCCGGAACGCGGGGTGTCCCAGCGTGAACTGCGCCGGGCCCAGGCGACCGGTGTGGGCGCGGCGAGCGGAGGTGCCGCATGA
- a CDS encoding lytic polysaccharide monooxygenase, whose product MRKAKFYAAALGLATAGTFVLSTGGASAHGYTDQPLSRQKMCAANGGTVANCGDIQWEPQSVEGPKGFPAAGPADGQICSANHTNFSQLDQPKTPSGGAWPTTRVTSGQSYSFRWQFTAVHATTDFKYFVTKTGWNQSHALTRADLETTPFLTVPYNGQRPPSTFSHTGTLPTGKSGHHIILGVWTIADTANAFYSCADVTF is encoded by the coding sequence ATGCGCAAAGCCAAGTTCTATGCGGCCGCGCTCGGCCTCGCCACCGCGGGCACCTTCGTGCTCTCGACCGGCGGTGCCAGCGCCCACGGCTACACCGACCAGCCCCTCAGCCGGCAGAAGATGTGCGCCGCGAACGGCGGCACCGTCGCCAACTGCGGTGACATCCAGTGGGAGCCCCAGAGTGTCGAGGGCCCGAAGGGCTTCCCCGCGGCCGGTCCCGCCGACGGCCAGATCTGTTCCGCGAACCACACCAACTTCAGCCAGCTCGACCAGCCCAAGACCCCCTCGGGCGGGGCCTGGCCGACGACCAGGGTCACCAGCGGCCAGAGCTACAGCTTCCGCTGGCAGTTCACGGCCGTGCACGCCACGACCGACTTCAAGTACTTCGTCACCAAGACCGGCTGGAACCAGAGCCACGCACTGACCCGCGCGGACCTGGAGACCACCCCGTTCCTGACGGTCCCCTACAACGGACAGCGCCCCCCGTCCACGTTCTCGCACACCGGCACGCTGCCCACCGGCAAGAGCGGGCACCACATCATCCTCGGCGTGTGGACGATCGCGGACACGGCGAACGCGTTCTACTCGTGCGCGGACGTGACGTTCTGA
- a CDS encoding IclR family transcriptional regulator, with protein sequence MALMHEPTAPYHSAQDALRVLETVSRHSTGVTDAELARQTRLGTERLTTLLRMLRREGYVEQIADGAYVTGVALNRLGSAHGRDQALREKLQQTIDRLRDSVGAAIYISRYIDGEVHVTQCAASPSTPAVNEWVDFRSSAHASAVGKSLLGQLDHNGRRDHLARHKMARLTSRTITSERLLLSRLEAQPPTVPMLDLQEYAVGTVCAAVPITAGSSVGCLALSLPVEHAHRLRQAADTLNRGATPVLLSLAI encoded by the coding sequence GTGGCGCTGATGCACGAGCCGACCGCGCCGTACCACTCGGCCCAGGACGCCCTCCGCGTCCTGGAGACGGTGTCGCGGCATTCCACCGGTGTCACCGACGCCGAACTCGCCCGCCAGACCCGCCTCGGCACGGAGCGCCTGACCACGCTCCTGCGGATGCTGCGCCGGGAGGGCTACGTCGAGCAGATCGCCGACGGCGCGTACGTCACCGGTGTCGCCCTGAACCGGCTCGGTTCCGCCCACGGCCGCGACCAGGCGCTGCGCGAGAAGCTCCAGCAGACCATCGACCGGCTGCGCGACTCGGTCGGCGCCGCGATCTACATCAGCCGCTACATCGACGGTGAGGTGCACGTCACCCAGTGCGCCGCGAGCCCCTCGACCCCCGCGGTCAACGAGTGGGTCGACTTCCGCTCCTCCGCCCACGCCAGCGCGGTCGGCAAGAGCCTGCTCGGCCAGCTCGACCACAACGGCCGGCGCGACCACCTCGCCCGCCACAAGATGGCCCGCCTCACCTCGCGCACCATCACCAGCGAGCGGCTCCTGCTGTCCCGGCTGGAGGCCCAGCCGCCCACGGTGCCGATGCTCGACCTCCAGGAGTACGCCGTCGGCACGGTCTGCGCGGCCGTCCCCATCACGGCGGGCTCCTCCGTCGGCTGCCTCGCCCTGTCCCTGCCGGTAGAGCACGCCCACCGGCTCCGGCAGGCCGCGGACACGCTGAACCGCGGGGCGACCCCGGTCCTGCTGTCCCTGGCGATCTAG
- a CDS encoding amidase, which translates to MSELTELTALRLVDGYHKGEFSPVDATRAALDRADRIQPAVNAFVRLDADEALTRAGESAERWRRGEPAGLLDGVPVTVKDILLMRGTPTLRGSRTTDPQGRSDEDAPSVARLREHGAVFLGKTTTPEFGWKGVTDSPLSGVTRNPYDVSRTAGGSSGGSAAAVALGAGPLSLGTDGGGSVRIPAAFCGIFGLKPTYGRVPLYPASAFGTLAHVGPMTRDAADAALMLDVISGPDARDWSALGPVGGSFVDALEGGVRGLRVAYSPSLGGQVAVRPGVAAAVRRAVERLAGLGAYVTEADPDFTDPVDAFHTLWFSGAARVTQHFGPHQRELLDPGLREICGLGARFGALDYLAAVDVRMELGRRMGRFHESYDVLVTPTLPLTAFEAGAEVPKGSGQRRWTGWTPFTYPFNMTQQPAATVPVGVDADGLPVGLQIVAARHRDDLVLRTAHTLYEAGAAGVASPTATATATPTSPPASASAP; encoded by the coding sequence ATGTCGGAACTCACCGAGCTGACCGCGCTACGACTCGTCGATGGCTACCACAAGGGCGAATTCAGCCCCGTGGACGCGACACGCGCGGCCCTGGACCGGGCCGATCGCATCCAGCCCGCCGTGAACGCCTTCGTACGCCTCGACGCGGACGAAGCCCTCACCCGGGCCGGGGAGTCGGCCGAGCGCTGGCGGCGCGGCGAGCCCGCGGGCCTGCTGGACGGCGTCCCGGTCACCGTCAAGGACATCCTCCTCATGCGCGGCACACCGACCCTGCGCGGCTCCAGGACCACCGATCCGCAAGGGCGCTCGGACGAGGACGCGCCGTCCGTGGCCCGGCTGCGCGAGCACGGCGCCGTCTTCCTCGGCAAGACGACGACGCCCGAGTTCGGCTGGAAGGGCGTCACGGACTCGCCGCTGTCGGGGGTGACACGCAATCCGTACGACGTCTCGCGCACCGCGGGCGGCTCCAGCGGCGGCAGCGCGGCGGCCGTCGCGCTGGGCGCGGGCCCGCTGTCCCTCGGCACGGACGGCGGCGGCAGTGTCCGTATCCCGGCCGCCTTCTGCGGGATCTTCGGGCTGAAGCCGACGTACGGGCGAGTGCCGCTGTATCCGGCGAGCGCCTTCGGAACCCTCGCGCACGTGGGGCCGATGACCCGGGACGCCGCCGACGCGGCGCTGATGCTGGACGTGATCAGCGGGCCCGACGCACGGGACTGGTCCGCGCTCGGGCCGGTCGGAGGGTCCTTCGTGGACGCGCTGGAGGGCGGGGTGCGGGGGCTGCGGGTCGCCTATTCGCCCTCGCTGGGCGGGCAGGTCGCGGTCCGTCCCGGCGTCGCGGCGGCGGTGCGGCGGGCGGTGGAGCGGCTCGCGGGCCTCGGCGCGTACGTCACCGAGGCCGACCCCGACTTCACCGACCCGGTGGACGCCTTCCACACGCTCTGGTTCAGCGGGGCGGCCCGCGTGACCCAGCACTTCGGGCCCCACCAGCGGGAGTTGCTCGACCCCGGCCTCCGCGAGATCTGCGGCCTCGGCGCCCGCTTCGGCGCGCTGGACTACCTCGCCGCGGTGGACGTCCGCATGGAGCTCGGGCGGCGGATGGGCCGCTTCCACGAGTCGTACGACGTCCTGGTGACGCCCACCCTGCCGCTGACGGCCTTCGAGGCGGGCGCCGAGGTCCCCAAGGGCTCCGGGCAGCGTCGATGGACGGGGTGGACCCCGTTCACGTACCCCTTCAACATGACGCAGCAGCCCGCCGCGACGGTCCCCGTCGGGGTGGACGCGGACGGCCTGCCGGTCGGTCTGCAGATCGTGGCCGCCCGGCACCGGGACGACCTCGTCCTGCGGACGGCGCACACGCTGTACGAGGCGGGAGCCGCGGGAGTGGCTTCCCCGACCGCGACCGCAACCGCGACCCCGACCTCGCCACCGGCGTCGGCGTCGGCGCCCTAG
- a CDS encoding DUF3830 family protein: MADRYIEVSLVKRGVHCTAKLLDDRAPITCAAVWDALPLGGDVYHAKYARNEIYALFPPFAKSEPPLENPTVTPIPGDLCYFAFAGTELGTKAYGYDTDVRPGTTVVDLALFYERNNLLLNGDVGWVPGIVWGQVVEGLDAMAEACNDLWRSGALGETLSFRRG; the protein is encoded by the coding sequence ATGGCCGATCGCTATATCGAAGTCTCGCTGGTCAAGCGGGGAGTCCACTGCACGGCAAAGCTGCTCGACGACCGGGCGCCGATCACCTGCGCGGCGGTGTGGGACGCGCTCCCGCTGGGCGGCGACGTCTACCACGCGAAATACGCGCGCAATGAGATCTACGCCCTTTTCCCGCCTTTCGCGAAATCGGAGCCACCCCTGGAAAATCCGACAGTTACCCCTATTCCCGGAGACCTCTGCTATTTCGCCTTCGCGGGCACGGAGCTGGGCACCAAGGCCTACGGCTACGACACCGACGTACGCCCCGGCACCACCGTCGTCGACCTCGCCCTCTTCTACGAACGCAACAACCTGCTCCTCAACGGCGATGTGGGCTGGGTGCCGGGCATCGTCTGGGGCCAGGTGGTCGAGGGCCTCGACGCGATGGCCGAGGCCTGCAACGACCTGTGGCGCTCGGGCGCGCTGGGCGAGACGCTCAGCTTCCGGCGGGGCTAG
- a CDS encoding response regulator: protein MLAEDSVLLREGLVGLLARFGHEVVAAVGDAAALTESVSAHAPDLVVTDVRMPPGFQDEGLRAALALRTADPRLPVLVLSQYVQRAYAAELLDTGDGTGVGYLLKDRVGQVEQFAEAVERVAAGGTVVDPEVVRQLLRRRRDPLEALTPREREVLGLVAEGKSNGAIARQLVVTEAAVGKHIGNILGKLDLPPAEDTHRRVLAVLAYLRG from the coding sequence GTGCTCGCCGAGGACAGTGTGCTGCTGCGGGAGGGGCTGGTGGGGCTGCTGGCCCGCTTCGGACACGAGGTCGTGGCGGCGGTCGGCGACGCGGCGGCGCTCACGGAATCCGTGTCGGCGCACGCGCCCGACCTGGTCGTCACCGACGTACGGATGCCGCCCGGCTTCCAGGACGAGGGACTGCGCGCGGCCCTCGCCCTGCGGACCGCGGACCCGCGCCTGCCGGTGCTCGTCCTCAGCCAGTACGTCCAGCGGGCGTACGCCGCCGAACTCCTCGACACCGGGGACGGCACCGGCGTCGGCTATCTCCTCAAGGACCGCGTCGGACAGGTCGAGCAGTTCGCCGAGGCGGTGGAGCGGGTGGCCGCGGGCGGGACGGTCGTGGATCCGGAAGTCGTACGGCAGTTGCTGCGCCGTCGGCGGGATCCGCTGGAGGCGCTGACACCGCGCGAGCGCGAGGTGCTCGGCCTGGTGGCGGAGGGAAAGTCCAACGGGGCGATCGCCCGCCAACTGGTCGTCACCGAGGCGGCCGTCGGCAAGCACATCGGGAACATCCTGGGAAAACTGGACCTGCCTCCGGCCGAGGACACCCACCGACGCGTGCTGGCCGTGCTGGCTTATCTGCGGGGCTGA
- a CDS encoding long-chain-fatty-acid--CoA ligase, which produces MGSMRRTVAELVRERWGDHRPGLWFEGRVLSHHRVAAGAAARAALLADLLPPGAERHLGVLLDNTPEYPMWLSAAALAGAAVAGINPTRRGPELARDILHTECRVLITERAHLPLLDNLELPGVRVLVTETDAYADLLASYEGTKPDASGATPDDRLLLYFTSGSTGAPKAAICTQGRLAAAGQSLVDHFGVRPDDTHYICMPMFHGNAVIADWAPALAAGATVALRRRFSASGFLADVRACEATYFTYVGRAVQYLLATPARPDDRDNPLRMGFGTEAGAVDAAAFEQRFGVRLVEGYGSSEGGAAIQRVPGTPTGAIGRAAPGDDLAVVDPATRRECPAAVFAEDGRLLNGADAIGELVNRGPNPFEGYWRNPAADAARRRDGWYWTGDLFYRDAAGFLYFAGRTDDRLRVDSENLAAAVIENILARYADAVAVAVYAVPDPVAGDQVMATVALKAGVSFDPLDFGEFLLSQPDLGTKMAPRFVRIVERMPVTATNKIHRVGLRREGFRCADPVWWRPPGECAYRRLAEADVEGLVDEYRARGREELLTR; this is translated from the coding sequence ATGGGGTCCATGAGGCGTACCGTCGCGGAGCTCGTGCGGGAACGATGGGGCGACCACCGTCCTGGGCTGTGGTTCGAGGGGCGGGTCCTGAGCCACCACCGGGTGGCGGCGGGCGCGGCGGCGCGGGCGGCGCTGCTCGCCGATCTGCTGCCGCCCGGCGCCGAACGGCACCTCGGGGTGCTGCTCGACAACACCCCCGAGTATCCGATGTGGTTGAGCGCGGCCGCCCTCGCCGGCGCCGCCGTCGCCGGGATCAATCCGACCCGGCGCGGCCCCGAACTGGCCCGCGACATCCTGCACACCGAGTGCCGCGTCCTGATCACCGAGCGGGCCCACCTGCCGCTCCTCGACAACCTCGAACTCCCCGGCGTACGCGTCCTGGTGACCGAAACGGACGCGTACGCCGACCTCCTCGCGTCGTACGAGGGCACGAAGCCGGACGCCTCCGGCGCGACCCCGGACGACCGTCTCCTCCTCTACTTCACCTCCGGCTCGACCGGTGCCCCCAAGGCCGCGATCTGCACCCAGGGCAGGCTCGCCGCCGCCGGGCAGTCGCTCGTCGACCACTTCGGGGTGCGACCGGACGACACGCACTACATCTGTATGCCGATGTTCCACGGCAACGCGGTGATCGCCGACTGGGCGCCCGCGCTGGCGGCGGGCGCGACGGTCGCGCTGCGGCGCCGGTTCTCCGCCTCGGGGTTCCTCGCCGACGTACGGGCCTGCGAGGCCACGTACTTCACCTATGTGGGCCGCGCCGTGCAGTACCTGCTGGCCACGCCCGCCCGTCCCGACGACCGTGACAATCCGCTGCGGATGGGCTTCGGCACGGAAGCCGGCGCGGTCGACGCGGCCGCCTTCGAGCAGCGCTTCGGGGTGCGCCTTGTGGAGGGGTACGGCTCCTCGGAAGGCGGCGCGGCCATCCAGCGGGTGCCCGGCACCCCGACCGGGGCGATCGGACGGGCGGCGCCCGGGGACGACCTCGCGGTGGTCGATCCGGCGACCCGGCGCGAGTGCCCGGCCGCCGTCTTCGCCGAGGACGGGCGGCTCCTCAACGGGGCGGATGCCATAGGTGAGTTGGTGAACCGCGGCCCCAACCCCTTCGAGGGCTACTGGCGCAACCCGGCCGCGGACGCCGCCCGGCGGCGCGACGGATGGTACTGGACCGGCGACCTCTTCTACCGCGACGCCGCCGGGTTCTTGTATTTCGCGGGCCGCACGGACGACCGCCTCCGCGTCGACAGCGAGAACCTCGCGGCCGCGGTGATCGAGAACATCCTCGCCCGGTACGCGGACGCAGTCGCCGTGGCGGTGTACGCGGTGCCGGATCCCGTGGCCGGGGACCAGGTGATGGCGACGGTGGCTCTGAAGGCGGGGGTCTCCTTCGATCCGCTGGACTTCGGTGAATTCCTCCTCTCCCAGCCGGACTTGGGCACCAAGATGGCGCCCCGTTTCGTGCGGATCGTGGAGCGGATGCCCGTCACGGCCACCAACAAGATCCACCGGGTGGGGCTGCGCCGGGAGGGTTTCCGGTGCGCCGATCCGGTGTGGTGGCGGCCACCGGGGGAGTGCGCGTACCGGAGGCTGGCGGAGGCGGACGTCGAGGGGCTGGTGGACGAGTACCGGGCACGGGGGCGCGAGGAGTTGCTGACGCGGTAG
- the ehuD gene encoding ectoine/hydroxyectoine ABC transporter permease subunit EhuD, producing the protein MTWDWSAVGDFMPHFWDGLLVTLQALALGSLISFALGLVWALLMRTPTRWVRWPVGVVTEFIRNTPLLVQLFFLFYVLPEWNITFSALTTGVVAIGLHYSTYTMQVYRAGIEGVPPGQWEAATALSLPVRRTWTAVILPQAIRRVVPALGNYVISMLKDTPMLMAITVLDMLGEARLYSQQHFQFTEPLTVIGVAFILISYPASLLMRALERRLVR; encoded by the coding sequence ATGACCTGGGACTGGAGCGCGGTCGGCGACTTCATGCCGCACTTCTGGGACGGGCTGCTGGTCACCCTGCAGGCGCTGGCCCTCGGTTCGCTGATCTCGTTCGCCCTCGGCCTGGTGTGGGCGTTGCTGATGCGCACGCCGACGCGGTGGGTGCGCTGGCCGGTCGGGGTGGTGACGGAGTTCATCCGCAACACCCCGCTCCTGGTGCAGCTGTTCTTCCTCTTCTATGTGCTGCCCGAGTGGAACATCACGTTCTCCGCGCTGACCACCGGTGTCGTCGCGATCGGGCTGCACTACTCGACGTACACGATGCAGGTCTACCGGGCCGGCATCGAGGGCGTGCCGCCCGGCCAATGGGAAGCGGCCACGGCACTCAGTCTGCCCGTGCGGCGCACCTGGACCGCGGTGATCCTGCCGCAGGCGATCCGCCGCGTGGTGCCCGCGCTGGGCAACTACGTCATCTCGATGCTCAAGGACACACCGATGCTGATGGCGATCACCGTCCTGGACATGCTCGGTGAGGCGCGGCTGTATTCGCAGCAGCACTTCCAGTTCACCGAGCCGCTCACGGTCATCGGCGTGGCCTTCATCCTCATTTCCTATCCGGCTTCCCTCCTCATGCGAGCCCTGGAGCGACGTCTTGTCCGCTGA
- a CDS encoding sensor histidine kinase → MIRRNPVRPVGYLVSGVLVGVPLLVGLLVLGVVGAALTPVLVGLPLLALLALTGVPVGVVERWRLRLGGGAPVTGPHRAPDEPGLAAWARLRFTEQATWRELAYAVLLAFVLWPLDLLVLAGALGVPGAMLGAPVQLAVSGGDTRIAKLWLIDAYGQAFLSAAGGLALLLVLLWPLALYARARAALARLLLAPREPEQRLAEVTKSRARLVAAFEAERRRIERDLHDGAQQRLVALSMTLGLARLDAPPELAERLAVAHAETDQVLGELRELIHGIHPQVLADYGLGDAIADAAERSAVPAEVDVDLGRYAESVESAAYFAVREALANVGKHSGAKRAWISGRYGEDRLRIEVRDDGSGGADPGRGSGLTGLADRLAVLDGTLTVDSPPGGPTVLRMEIPC, encoded by the coding sequence ATGATCCGCAGGAATCCGGTACGCCCGGTGGGGTATCTCGTCAGCGGCGTACTCGTCGGCGTCCCGCTGCTCGTCGGACTGCTGGTGCTCGGCGTCGTCGGCGCCGCGCTGACGCCCGTGCTCGTCGGGCTGCCACTGCTGGCGCTGCTCGCGCTGACGGGGGTGCCCGTGGGGGTGGTGGAGCGGTGGCGGCTGCGGCTCGGCGGTGGGGCGCCGGTGACCGGCCCTCACCGGGCCCCGGACGAACCGGGCCTCGCCGCCTGGGCCCGGCTCCGGTTCACCGAGCAGGCGACCTGGCGCGAGCTCGCGTACGCCGTCCTGCTGGCGTTCGTGCTGTGGCCGCTGGACCTGCTGGTACTGGCGGGGGCGCTGGGCGTGCCAGGCGCGATGCTGGGGGCACCCGTGCAGCTGGCCGTCTCCGGCGGTGACACCCGGATCGCCAAGCTGTGGCTGATCGACGCGTACGGGCAGGCGTTCCTGTCCGCGGCGGGCGGGCTCGCCCTGCTCCTCGTACTCCTGTGGCCGCTCGCGCTGTACGCCCGTGCCCGCGCCGCACTCGCCCGGCTGCTGCTCGCCCCGCGCGAGCCCGAACAGCGGCTCGCCGAGGTGACGAAGTCCCGGGCCCGGCTGGTGGCGGCCTTCGAGGCCGAGCGGCGGCGGATCGAACGCGATCTGCACGACGGGGCGCAGCAGCGGCTGGTGGCGCTGAGCATGACGTTGGGGCTCGCGCGTCTGGACGCGCCGCCCGAGCTGGCGGAGCGGCTCGCGGTCGCGCATGCGGAGACGGACCAAGTCCTCGGTGAGCTGCGGGAGTTGATCCACGGCATCCACCCGCAGGTGCTCGCCGACTACGGGCTCGGGGACGCGATCGCCGATGCCGCCGAGCGGTCCGCCGTACCCGCGGAGGTGGACGTGGACCTGGGACGGTACGCCGAATCCGTCGAGTCCGCCGCGTACTTCGCCGTGCGGGAGGCGCTCGCGAACGTGGGCAAGCACAGCGGGGCGAAGCGGGCGTGGATCAGCGGGCGGTACGGCGAGGACCGGCTGCGGATCGAGGTGCGGGACGACGGAAGCGGGGGAGCCGACCCGGGGCGAGGGTCGGGGCTCACCGGTCTCGCCGACCGGCTGGCGGTCCTCGATGGGACACTGACCGTCGACAGCCCGCCCGGCGGTCCGACCGTGCTGCGTATGGAGATCCCTTGCTGA
- a CDS encoding DUF3592 domain-containing protein, whose protein sequence is MDVFFYAIPGLIMAVVLLAAAKVVRRSLELRSAWNSGLTAEARCLRSYTTTSGGGGDTSVTTTLHHVYEFTTRDGRTARFEEANGPSTVVEGDIVTVHYAAERPEKATAHAPSPVKAAAGTVGMLVFFGVIVAFCVGFMVTYHQMSAASDGFFGM, encoded by the coding sequence ATGGACGTCTTCTTCTACGCCATACCCGGACTGATCATGGCCGTGGTGCTCCTCGCGGCGGCCAAGGTGGTCCGCCGCTCGCTGGAGCTCAGGAGCGCCTGGAACAGCGGACTGACCGCCGAGGCGCGCTGTCTTCGCTCGTACACGACGACCAGCGGCGGCGGTGGCGACACCTCCGTGACCACGACGCTGCACCACGTGTACGAGTTCACGACGCGCGACGGCCGTACGGCCCGCTTCGAGGAGGCGAACGGCCCCTCGACCGTCGTCGAGGGTGACATCGTCACCGTGCACTACGCGGCCGAGCGCCCCGAGAAGGCCACGGCCCACGCGCCGAGCCCGGTCAAGGCCGCCGCGGGCACGGTCGGCATGCTGGTGTTCTTCGGCGTGATCGTCGCCTTCTGCGTCGGCTTCATGGTCACGTACCACCAGATGTCGGCGGCGAGCGACGGGTTCTTCGGGATGTAG
- the ehuB gene encoding ectoine/hydroxyectoine ABC transporter substrate-binding protein EhuB, with product MAPPLGNDTEKRGPSRRSLLAGASALGAVGALGAAGCTRVATASDNGGDLLDRLKAQGVVRLGIAGEIPFGYIDKNGELTGEAPELAKAVFKRLGVDRVQPVPTEFGSLIPGLNSQQFDVVSAGMYINPERCQQVIFADPDYQMLDAFIVRKGNPKGLHDYKDVVAKKAKFATGTGYAEIQYAVEAGYKESDILIVPDQVAGLNAVEAGRVDVFAGTALTTREVVKKSRKAESTKPFAPLVKGKPHVDGGGFAFRSAETKLRDAFNVELKKMKDSGELFRILKPFGFTKAEMTDMTAKELCRG from the coding sequence ATGGCTCCACCACTTGGGAATGACACAGAGAAACGAGGGCCGAGCCGGCGTTCGCTGCTCGCGGGCGCCTCCGCGCTCGGTGCCGTCGGGGCGCTGGGCGCCGCCGGGTGCACCCGGGTCGCCACGGCGTCCGACAACGGCGGTGATCTCCTCGACCGGCTGAAGGCGCAGGGTGTCGTACGACTCGGCATCGCGGGCGAGATCCCCTTCGGCTACATCGACAAGAACGGCGAACTGACCGGCGAGGCGCCCGAACTCGCGAAGGCCGTCTTCAAGCGGCTGGGGGTCGATCGCGTCCAGCCGGTCCCGACCGAGTTCGGCTCGCTCATTCCTGGGCTCAACTCGCAGCAGTTCGACGTCGTGTCCGCCGGGATGTACATCAACCCCGAGCGCTGCCAGCAGGTCATCTTCGCCGACCCGGACTATCAGATGCTGGACGCGTTCATCGTGCGCAAGGGCAATCCGAAGGGGTTGCACGACTACAAGGACGTCGTCGCGAAGAAGGCCAAGTTCGCGACGGGCACGGGGTACGCGGAGATCCAGTACGCGGTCGAGGCCGGGTACAAGGAGAGCGACATCCTGATCGTGCCGGATCAGGTGGCCGGGCTGAACGCGGTCGAGGCGGGGCGCGTCGACGTCTTCGCGGGGACCGCGCTGACCACCCGGGAAGTGGTCAAGAAGTCCCGCAAGGCGGAGAGCACGAAGCCCTTCGCGCCCCTGGTGAAGGGCAAGCCGCACGTCGACGGCGGCGGCTTCGCGTTCCGCTCGGCCGAGACGAAGCTGCGGGACGCCTTCAACGTGGAGCTGAAGAAGATGAAGGACAGCGGCGAACTCTTCCGCATTCTCAAGCCCTTCGGTTTCACCAAGGCCGAGATGACCGACATGACCGCGAAGGAGCTCTGCCGCGGATGA